One region of Deferribacterota bacterium genomic DNA includes:
- a CDS encoding indolepyruvate oxidoreductase subunit beta, whose amino-acid sequence MKTNILMTGVGGQGIILASDILAEVALLSGFDVKKSEIHGMSQRGGSVISHIRIGDKIFSPVISENSADIIISFEEMEFLRYLEYANPDTVLIVNKQRIYPITITTGNLDYPSNLIDKYKAIFHTIYEFNALELASEVGNPKVTNIILLGTLSNLLPFSNDNWLDAIKNKVKNRFIDINIKAFEKGQTIVKNYQQSL is encoded by the coding sequence GGGGGGCAAGGAATAATTCTAGCAAGTGATATACTAGCAGAGGTTGCCCTTTTATCAGGTTTTGATGTAAAAAAAAGTGAAATCCATGGAATGTCCCAAAGAGGCGGCTCAGTTATTAGCCATATAAGAATAGGTGATAAAATTTTCTCACCAGTTATCTCTGAAAATAGCGCAGATATCATAATATCCTTTGAGGAAATGGAATTTTTAAGATATTTAGAGTATGCAAACCCCGACACAGTGTTAATAGTTAATAAACAAAGAATTTATCCAATAACTATTACAACAGGCAATTTAGATTATCCAAGTAATCTTATAGATAAGTATAAGGCTATATTTCATACAATCTATGAGTTTAATGCATTAGAGCTTGCATCTGAGGTAGGCAATCCAAAGGTAACAAATATAATACTACTGGGTACCCTTAGTAATCTACTACCTTTTTCAAATGATAATTGGCTAGATGCTATTAAAAATAAAGTAAAAAATAGATTTATTGATATAAATATTAAAGCTTTTGAAAAGGGGCAAACCATAGTTAAAAACTATCAACAAAGCCTCTGA
- a CDS encoding cation:proton antiporter produces MEAFLSNIALLLFLSVFVLLVCARIRVPSIIGLFIVGVISGPYGLGLINDPDEINMLADIGAILLLFIIGLEFSIENILKFKKIFFIGGICQLLSTFIVMFILMKIMGNPNNVSAFFAMIVGLSSTAIVFKLLQEKSLVTSPLGNISTVILIFQDIMIVPMMFMIPLLSGGSSFKFDEIMFVLLKASLVIALIFILSRKFLPKLLFHIAMVRSRELFLLAIVCICLVIAILTSKVGLSLAFGAFIAGLLISESEYSGFAINNIMPFKDLFASFLFMSIGMMLNTSIFFIHFEKILLISLLIIFIKCVATFLVVYMLKYPIRIAIIVAIAISQVGEFSFILSRMGLDTGLMDIDNFQYFISASILTMASTPILFNMSFKFADLIYQKVHTFTDKSLIQVEKSEGLKNHIVVIGYGLTGRFIVDSAKLLKFPYVIIEMNPKTVREQLKKGENIIYGDATGVDTLNNANVKDAKVVVLAISDILATRDATKIIKTISNKAYLIVRTPYVSEVQILKESGADEVIPAEFETSLEILTRVLLKFLVPKNVADKIIEKLRADNYKMLRDASFSSLNFDDINVSLPELDIISYKIDNNWPFKNMTIKDIDFRNRFSITILAILRDNDIIINPSAYEKICLGDTIIIIGNKSCVRGFVDSF; encoded by the coding sequence GTGGAAGCTTTTTTATCGAATATAGCTCTATTATTATTTCTCTCTGTATTTGTTTTATTGGTATGCGCCAGAATAAGAGTACCTAGCATTATAGGTCTTTTTATAGTGGGCGTTATATCTGGTCCATATGGTCTAGGCTTAATTAATGATCCAGATGAAATCAACATGCTAGCTGATATTGGTGCAATCCTACTATTGTTTATAATAGGTTTAGAATTTTCCATTGAGAATATTTTAAAATTTAAAAAAATATTTTTTATTGGTGGTATTTGCCAGCTTTTATCGACATTTATTGTTATGTTTATCTTGATGAAAATAATGGGAAACCCTAATAATGTTTCTGCCTTTTTTGCTATGATTGTGGGCTTAAGTAGTACTGCAATAGTTTTTAAGTTGTTACAGGAAAAATCTCTTGTGACAAGCCCTTTGGGTAATATTTCAACTGTAATATTAATATTTCAAGATATAATGATTGTTCCAATGATGTTTATGATCCCGCTTCTCTCTGGCGGTTCTTCTTTCAAATTTGATGAAATTATGTTTGTTTTATTAAAGGCCTCGTTAGTCATTGCTTTAATCTTTATTCTATCACGCAAGTTTCTTCCAAAGCTTTTATTTCATATTGCAATGGTTAGGAGTAGGGAGCTTTTTTTGTTGGCAATTGTGTGCATTTGTTTAGTTATTGCTATTTTGACGTCAAAGGTAGGGCTTTCTCTTGCCTTTGGTGCTTTTATTGCTGGATTATTAATCTCTGAATCTGAATATAGTGGATTTGCTATAAATAATATAATGCCCTTTAAGGATCTATTCGCTAGTTTTTTATTTATGTCAATTGGCATGATGTTAAACACAAGTATATTCTTTATACATTTTGAAAAAATATTATTAATATCATTATTGATTATATTTATCAAATGTGTTGCCACTTTTTTGGTGGTCTATATGTTAAAGTATCCTATTAGGATTGCCATAATAGTGGCAATAGCGATATCACAAGTGGGTGAATTTTCCTTTATATTATCAAGAATGGGCTTAGATACAGGTCTTATGGATATAGATAACTTTCAATATTTTATCTCTGCCTCTATATTGACTATGGCATCAACACCTATTTTATTTAACATGTCTTTTAAATTTGCTGATTTAATTTATCAAAAAGTTCACACTTTTACTGATAAAAGTCTTATTCAGGTAGAAAAAAGCGAAGGGTTGAAGAACCATATAGTTGTTATAGGTTATGGTTTAACTGGTAGATTTATTGTTGATAGTGCAAAGTTACTAAAATTTCCTTATGTGATAATTGAGATGAATCCAAAAACTGTTAGAGAACAATTAAAAAAAGGTGAAAATATTATATATGGGGATGCAACAGGTGTTGATACCCTTAATAATGCTAATGTAAAAGATGCAAAGGTTGTAGTGCTTGCAATTTCTGATATCTTGGCTACAAGAGATGCAACAAAAATAATAAAGACCATTTCTAATAAAGCCTATCTTATTGTCAGAACTCCCTATGTCTCAGAGGTGCAGATACTAAAAGAGAGCGGGGCTGATGAGGTTATACCAGCAGAATTTGAGACCTCCCTTGAGATATTAACTAGGGTACTGTTAAAATTTTTAGTTCCCAAAAATGTAGCAGATAAAATCATTGAAAAATTAAGGGCTGACAACTACAAAATGTTAAGGGATGCCTCTTTTTCGAGTCTAAATTTTGATGATATAAATGTGAGTTTACCTGAATTAGATATAATTTCTTATAAGATTGATAATAATTGGCCCTTTAAGAATATGACAATCAAAGATATTGATTTTAGGAATAGATTTTCTATAACAATTTTGGCTATTCTGAGGGACAATGATATAATAATTAATCCTTCTGCATATGAGAAAATATGTTTGGGTGATACTATTATAATAATTGGTAACAAGTCTTGTGTCAGAGGCTTTGTTGATAGTTTTTAA